A window of the Henckelia pumila isolate YLH828 chromosome 3, ASM3356847v2, whole genome shotgun sequence genome harbors these coding sequences:
- the LOC140892481 gene encoding glutaredoxin-C11-like, whose protein sequence is MERVRDLSSKKAVVIFTKSSCFMSHSIKALFYDLGASPAVHELDQDTKGREMEWALKGLGCNPTVPAVFIGGVFVGSAKDIISLHVEGSLKQMLINAKAIWF, encoded by the coding sequence ATGGAACGAGTAAGAGATCTGTCATCCAAGAAAGCGGTGGTAATCTTCACGAAAAGCTCGTGCTTCATGTCCCACAGCATCAAGGCATTGTTCTACGACTTAGGCGCGAGCCCTGCAGTGCATGAGCTCGATCAAGACACCAAGGGCAGGGAAATGGAGTGGGCTTTGAAAGGGCTCGGCTGTAACCCCACGGTGCCTGCGGTGTTTATTGGCGGGGTTTTCGTCGGCTCAGCCAAAGATATCATTTCTCTCCATGTTGAAGGATCTTTAAAGCAAATGCTCATTAATGCCAAGGCCATTTGGTTCTAG